A stretch of DNA from Cannabis sativa cultivar Pink pepper isolate KNU-18-1 chromosome X, ASM2916894v1, whole genome shotgun sequence:
TAGCAATATTCCCACACCAAAAAATATTTTACCTGCTCACACTCACAACCAACACCCTATGGTCACCAGGTCCAAAATGGgaatttttaaaccaaaaacctTTGCTGCCTACACTACCCAAGACCAAGAACCTACTACACACAAGGCTGTCCTTGCTAATCCAAAATGGAATGCTGCAATGGGGAATGAAATTGGTGctttaaaaagaaagaaaacatggACTTTGGTGCCTCGTACAAGTGACATGGTTGTGATTCAAAACAAATGGGTGTACCGAATAAAATATAATGCTGATGGTTCTGTGGAGAGACTCAAGGCAAGATTGGTTGccaaaggttttcaacaaacacCAGGGATTGATTTCTTTGAAACTTACAGCCCCGTTATCAAGCCATGCACTATACGCATTATGTTCACTATGGCTGTCACTTATGGTTGGGAAATTCAGCAAATAGACATCAACAATGCCTTTCTAAATGGAGATCTTCAAGAGGATGTATACATGGCTCAACCTCAAGGATTTGTTAGCACCGAGTATCCAAACCATGTATGTAAATTGCACAAAGCAATCTATGGTTTAAAACAAACCCCTCGGGCTTGGTTTGACACTCTCAAAGACAAATTAATTCATTGGGGTTACAAGAACAACAAAGCCGATTCCAGCCTCTTCTTCACCACCATAAATGGTAAATTGATACTCATCTTAGTCTACGTTGATGACATTCTTATCACAGGAGCTGATCCCTCACATATCCAAGGTTTAATCACTGATCTCAACAAAGCATTTGCTCTCAAAGACCTTGGCCCTGTGCAATACTTCCTTGGATTCGAAGTCAAAAGAACAGCTACTGCAATCCATTTAACACAACAAAAATACACCCGAGACCTTCTCTCCAAGACTCAACTCCTTGATTCCAAGCCCCAACCAACCCCCATGTGTGCCACTACTAAACTCACTGCTGCATCAGGAACTTCTATGACCAATCCAACAGTTTATAGGAGTGTCATAGGTGCTCTCCAATACCTCACCATGACACGGCCTGACATAGCCTTTGCTGTCAATCGATTGAGCCAATATATGCAGTCCCCAACCTCAGAACATTGGGCTGCTTGCAAGAGAGTACTGAGATACCTCGCTGGAACAACAGATGCTGGATTACTCTTCAAACCAGCAACAGTTTTTTATCTCCAAGGCTTCACGGATGCAGATTGGGTCGAGTGTCATGATGACCGAAAATCCACTTCTGGCTACTGTATATTTCTAGGAGGAAATTTGATCAGCTGGTGTTCGAAAAAGCAAACCGTTGTTGCTCGCTCAAGTACAGAATCCGAATATCGAGCTTTAGTCTTGGCCACATCTGAACTCATATGGCTGCAGTCCCTTCTCACCGAATTACGTATCTCTCTACCTCAATGCCCCATTCTCTGGTGTGACAATATGGGGGCAGGATCCTTGGCTTCAAACCCGGTCTTTCATGCtcgaacaaagcacattgaagTCGACATTCACTTTGTCCGAGATCGAGTCATTGCCCAACAACTTGATGTTCGATATGTTGCCTCCGAATACCAACTAGCAGACCTCTTTACTAAACCACTTCCAACAACATCTTTCCAATTTTTGTATGACAAGTTGACACTTGGTTTAGACCAGTGTCACTTGAGAAACCGGTTATAAAGGTTGTTAGAAGTTAGTTACAAAGTTGGTTATTTAGTTGGTTAGGTCTGTTAAATATCCGTTATGATTTTTCCTAAGTTGTACATTGTACTCAAGCTCCTATATAATGTAATGACTAAGCCAATCTCTGATTGAGCTTCTCTTTCATTCATTCACTTCATCTTCTCCATCCATCTTCCTCTGCTCCCTTTTTCCTTCTCTCTGTTTCGATCTGAACTCTGCTATTCAGAgttcacacacacacaaactAGTGAGACATAGTTTTgtttgtattattatttatttattttttttgaaagattgtttgtattattattagtttcAATTAAATGAAGAAAGCACAGGGAGAGATTTTGAGATCCATGTTTGGACCAAAGGAAAGgagtactctctctctctctctctgaacTGTCTGTTTGAGCTTTGGTGAGCTAAACCAACGAACGAGCGAGCTTCAAGCTCAACAGGCCTTCTTTGAGTATGTATGTAATGTACCCGTCTTCACCTTCTTCTCATGAAACGCCTTATGAAATGCCATCCAACTCTACTACCACTATCATTACCCATCGGATATCAACCTCTTTCCCGCTCTCTCACTTCCTCAACCTCCACATATCAACGTAAATGGAAACCAAAGACCACTCTCATCATTACCAACCCAACTTTATTACTCATGGAGTCTTGCTCCACCATGCTCCAGATGAAGCAAATTCAAGCTCAAATGACTCTCACTGGTCTCATTACCGACACTTTTCCGGCTAGCCGGGTATTGGCTTTCTGTGCTCTCGCTGATTCAGGCGACATTCGCTACGCGCACGCTTTCTTTACCCAGATTGAGAAACCCAATACTTATATGTGGAATACAATGATTAGAGGCTATTTGAAAGCTCAATTTCCTGAAATGGGGTTTTCGTTCTTCGGGCAGATGGTCCGGGAAGGCATCGAAATGGACGGGCTTAGCTTTGTTTGGGTGCTTAAGGCGTGTGGGAATTTTCCGGGAATTTCAGAGGGAAACTTGGTCCATTGTAAGATTTGGAAGATGGGGTTTGATATGGATTTGCTGGTACGAAATGGACTTATACATTATTATGCCGATCGTGGTTGTTTATTAGCTGCTCGCAAAGTGTTTGATGAAAGCTCTGTGAGGGATGTCGTTACTTGGACTACGATGATTGATGGGTACGCAGCCCATGATTGCCTGGATGAGGCTAAGCAGGTATTTGAGTCAATGCTGTTAAGTAATGTTAAACCGAATGAGGTTACTATGATTGCAATGCTCTCTGTTTGCAGTAGTAAAGGGGATATTCTTATGGGAAAGCATATCTATGATTATATTACGATGCAGAACGTAAATTGCAGCCTTAATTTGCTCAATGCAACGTTGGATatgtttgtgaaatttggtCTCTTGATAGAAGCAAAGAAGATTTTTGATAATATGAAAACCAAGGATGTGTTTTCGTGGACTAGCATGGTTAATGGGTATGCTAAATGGGGAGATTTAGATTCTGCAAGAAGCTTCTTCAACTGCATGCCGGAAAAGAATGTGATATCCTGGACAGCAATGATTGCAGgttattctcaaaataatcaaCCAAAGGAAGCTCTGATATTGTTTCAAGACATGATGAAAGCAGGTTTGTTTCCAATAGAGAATACTTTAGTGTGTGTTCTCTCTGCATGTGGCCAATTGGGTTGCCTGGATTTGGGCCAGTGGATTCACCGTTGTTGCATCAACCCTAAAGGGGTTCAGCAAAGTGTCATATTAAGTAATGCACTTATAGACATGTATGCCAAAAGTGGGAGTATTTATACAGCTGCAAGTCTCTTTAATGAAATGCCACTAAAAAATTTGGTTTCTTGGAATACTATGATTGCAGGATATGCTTCACATGGTTATGCCAAGCAAGCTCTTATCCTCTTTGAGCAAATGAAAAATGCAGGATTCGAACCCGACTCAATCACTTTCGTAGCTGTCTTGTCAGCCTGTAGCCATGGTGGATTAGTCTCTGAAGGTAGAGAGCACTTCAAAAGCATGTTAAGGGATTATAAATTAGAGCCCAGAGAAGAGCATTATGCTTGCCTGATAGATTTACTTGGTCGAATTGGACTGTTGGACCAAGCTTATGATTTGATCAGAAATATGCCAATGTTACCAAGTGAATCAGCTTGGGGTGCTCTTCTTAATGCTTGTAGGATGCATGGAAATGTTGAGCTGGCTAAGCTTTCAGCTCAGAAGCTTTTAGAAATGGATCCCCAAGACAGTGGTATCTATGTATTGCTGGCTAATACTTTAGCTAATAACAAAAAATGGGTTGATGTGAGGATGGTTAGGAGCATGATGAGAGAGGTGGGTGTCAAGAAGAGTCCAGGTCGTAGCTTGATAGAAATAGAGGGAGAATTCCATGAATTTTTGGCTGGGGATGATTCACACCCTCAGTCCAAAGAGATTTATAAAGtaataaataatgtatttttgcTCTCTAATTTGGAGAAATACATACCTTTAAACATGTTTATGCATATAGAATGATGATTCCTCGCAAGAGTAAAAGACTTGGGACTAAATTGGATAGGCAGTAGGCACTGATTCTTTTTCATTCACTCTTAGGTTTTTGATGAGCTAAGCTAACTATTTTATTCatcttttttttgttgaaatgtTCTTCCAATTTTGTTTTCAGCAAATTaggaaaattgaaaagaaagagGCAGCTTTAGTACTTCAAACTCTCCTCAGACAAAAgtcttatattattaataatttatttattggcttattaaaattttttttcttcgaaTTTTGATGTGTACCAAATTATGTCTACTGaattttttggccgttaaaaatttcctctgaactattgagattgttagatttaaggatttttgtctaatttcattcaattttactgtttcggtgattgtttatgtttacgtactaaaccatgctcccaaactttgatatctaccaaattatgcccttaaaactaaactttgatatgtactaaatcatgtttcATGaactttcatttattttaaattttttttattaaaattagacaaaattctttaaatctaacaaactCAATAGTTCAATGAaaatttttaacacaaaaaaGAATTTAGagaacatgatttggtacatgttaaaattggagaagaaaaattcttaattagctttatttatttattgataggattatttttattattattattattttaattacgCGCCTTTCCCTTATTTTAGTTTTAACATCAACAACCCTTTGCGTCAAAAGTCCAAAACCCTAGTAAGGACTAAAACCACAGAgcctctcttctctttctttctcaatcACAACTCTTACCAACTTCAATGGCGGAACATCAACTCTCCAAAACCTTCCCTGTAAAACCCAAGCTTAAACCTAAGCCCAGAACCCAGAAACAGACTCCGGAATCCAAGTACTGGTCTTCCTTTAAGTCTCAACAAATCCCAAACCTAATCTCCTCCATTACATCCCTCACCTTCTCAAACACTCCCTCTCGCCCTTTCGCCGCTACCCACTCCGCCTCTCTCACCATCTTCAGCTCTCAAACCTTCTCTACCACCACCACGATTACCTCCTTCTCTGATGTCGTCACGTCAGCCTCGTTTCGCTGCGATGGTCTCCTCATCGCCGCCTCTGATCTTTCGGGTCTCGTCCAAGTCTTTGACATCAAGGGGAGAACTCCGCTTCGTAAGCTTCGCTCACACTCTCGCCCAGTTCGATTCGTTCAATACCCATTCGCCGATAAGCTCCACCTTGTATCGGGCGGTGACGACGCTCTCGTTAAGTACTGGGATGTTGCCGGAGAAACCCCAATTTCTGAAATGCGAGGCCACAAGGACTACGTAAGGTGCGGCGATTGCTCGCCTGTGAACTCGGAGATGTTCGTCACAGGCTCATACGACCACACCGTCAAACTTTGGGACGTGAGAGTAGCCGATTCAAAATCGGCGATCAGTATAAATCACGGATATCCAGTGGAAGACGTTATATTCTTACCTTCCGGTGGGTTAGTGGCGACCGCAGGCGGAAATTCCGTGAAGATTTGGGATATAATTGGAGGTGGGAAGATGCTGTGTTCGATGGAAAGTCACAACAAGACAGTGACTTCTCTTTCTGTGGGAAAAATGGGTAAAGATAGTGGAGAGGAGTCTCAGCAGTATAGAATCATGAGTGTTGGTCTTGATGGGTATATGAAGGTTTTTGATTATGCCAAGATGAAGGTTACTCATTCAATGAGGTTTCCAGCCCCACTAATGTCCGTGGCATTTTCACCTGATAGTTCAACGAGGGTTATTGGAACATCGAACGGGATAATCTACGCCGGGAAGAGAAAGACCAAGGAGGAGGCTGAAGAGAAGAAAGATTTGGGTGGTTTCATGGGTTTTGGAACGGTGGAAGAACCTGAGGTAAGGGCGTTGAAGTCTTCTTATGTCAGATACTTCCATAGAGGGCAAGGAGAGAAGCCAGCAGAGGGAGATTACTTGGTTATGAGGCCAAAGAAAGTTAAGTTAGGAAAACATGATAAGCTATTGAAGAAGTTCAGGCATAAAGAAGCTTTGGTATCTGTATTGGGTGGTAAGCATCCAGGTAATGTTGTGGCAGTAATGGAGGAATTGGTGTCTAGAAAGAAGTTGTTAAAATGTGTTATGAATTTGGATACAGATGAGCTTGGATCTCTGTTGATGTTTTTGCATAAGTATTCGACTGTACCATCTTACTCAGCATTGTTAATGGGGTTGACTAAGAAGGTTCTTGAGCTGAGAGTTGAGGACATTAAAGCCTCTGTGACTTTAAAGGGTCATATTAGAAACCTCAAACGTTCTGTGGAAGAGGAGATTCGAATACAACATTCTTTGCTAGAAATACAGGGTATTATTTCTCCTCTATTAAGGCTTGCTGGAAGAAGATGAAAATTTTGATTCCATGGGTTGTTGCTCTTTTTTACTTGCTGCATTCTTTTTCGGTCAGTTTTCTTTCACCCATTTCACAAGGGAATTTCAACAATTTTGTTTAATGGGTTTAACTCATGCAAACTTTATATCTTCTTTGGTAATTGTTCTCGTATGGATAGGGATATTGGCTTTTGGTTCTTTTACTTTTCTTAATCCTGTTAACAACCGAGAAATATTATACATCTGTATGTTTAGTTAATTTAATCCATGAATTGAATAGTTACTACTAGAATTTCTTTTGACAAGAAGACTTGTAATTTGCGTTGTTCATAAGCAAAATAACGAGtgtaatttcaattctaataaatgaagaaaaacTGTGTTAAATTTGGCAAGTCTTTTAAATTAGTATTGTACATTCAATTTTAACAAGAACAATTATAACATTATATGTGAGAAGGCAATCTTTAACAAATAGTAATATTAGAATACTCGGGCTAGGCCCTTGAAATAACAAATTAATCTACAAGCGAAAACAAGAAATGTATATACAAGCTATTCACCCCAAAAATTCTCAAACTCCATTCCCATTAAAATCTACAGAATCGCTTTTCATTACGTTCTTCAGTCTTCAAGCTACGGTTTAAACGTTCCATCTGGGGAGAAATTTAAGAATTCTGCAAGAACACAAATATTTCAGCATCAGACAATGATATGGTATAAAAGGAATAATGGTAAATCAATCAAATGTACCaccaaaatataaataaagaaattaattacATTATATCTAACAACTTCGTAGGTATAGATTACTCTGAAAACTTgttaaagtaaaaataacaaaaaaaaaattttaataaaccTGTTCCTGTATATATTCATGGGTGTAAATGTCATCATAGTAAAAAtgctggaaaaagaaaaagaaattgcaTGGATATGGTATTAacccaatttaaatttaaaatgtacCATAATTCCTGAACagttagaaagaattaataagATCATTATTCATTTTAACTTTTTAAGGAGAGAATAATAATTCCATTTGTCCTTTTTAGACTTATGCAGAGAATGGAAAACATTCTTATAAGCTTCCTAGTATGATCCTGTCTAAGGACTTTTGTTCGATGCtaattgtaatttattaataaataatgggAAGGACTCTAGATAAGTGGGTCTTttctcttttcaaaaaaaaaaaaactaacatccGCCTAActgattaaaaattaagttcatTAACAAGGATGCCACAAATCCTAATGTTCGTAGATTATAGTCATTCACATTTCACTGTTAAACTATACACTAGAATGAATCATAaggaaaattacaatttattatttttttaaaatattataatttatggtCTTCACCATTCTGATATACAGCAAAATCattcaattttaaaaagtagaaacTGGAAGCTGGGCGAAACCTAAAACTGGGTACATGCAGGTCATTTCCATATAGCTACATATTAGTGAATACCTTACACCGAAGAAAATGCCATTCACGTCAAACATAGCAAAGAATAGTAGATTCCTACCGCTACCAGATATTCAAGAAGCAGATAATAAATTACCTTTAGCTCTGGCAGAGTCTGATGTCCTTGTCTGGCTCTTGCTTGCATTTTTTGAAGCTTTCAATGACCTCAACTTGGatgacctaatagaatttattaAAGGGATATTTTCCTCTTCGTCTTCTTCATCTTGAGCATTTTCGTGGTCAGAATTGCTGATTGAGTCCTCTTCTTCACTTGCACTATGTTCATCAAAAAGTTTCTTCCCCTGTACATTCTGCTGTTTACGTGGACGACCCCTACGCTTCACAAAACCCCCTTCTTTTTCATCTGCAGAAATCCATCATTGGGTTGGACAAAATACAAGATATTGAGCAAGGGGggaaaataagtattgaaaccAATAGCACAAATAAAAGCTAATGAAAGAAATCAGTATTTAGTGGTACTGGAGAAATCAAAGGAACTAATTCAGTCGTAATCTTAGGCCAAAGGCAGTACAGTAAAAAATGGAGAGGGGAGCAAGGGGTGACAAACTAGACTAACTTAAAACTTAATAAGCAAGAACAGTAGTAAGCTCTACACATGATGAGAGAACCAAGTTGAAAATACCTTGGATAACTTCAGGCTTTGCATACTTTTCATGTAAACTTTTCATGAATGTATCATAGTCCTTCCAACCACTGGGATAAAGATCCATCTGTACATTCTCAGTTCGTTTTTCAACATCTCTCATGCTAAATATGTAAAGAAACAAAACAGATAGAAATGTCACATACTCAAAGTATAATTCTCAAAGCATTTAAAAGATTATACCACTTATAGAGAAATTCTTACATCTCTAGGATGTCAGGTGTAGGAAGTTTAGATACAAAGGGAAGTACAGCAGCTTCCAGAAAACCAACTTGCTTTGGAGCATCTATAAAAGCATGTTCAATGCCATCCTtgacaattttcaaaatttctaatCTATGTTTGTTTCGAGCAGCACCAACAAATGTCCCAGAAAGACGGGAAGCAAGCTCTTTACATTCTTGCAAATACTTTTCTGCTAAAGATTTGTCACTTCTGTAAAGTTCGACCATATAGCGAAGATATgccttttttaaataaattaggaaaaaaaaaagagttaacaGTTATGCCATATATTCACAATAATAATGTATTGATGCCCTAAACAAAATACTATTCACATCTGATGATGACACATGGCAAGACGACAAAGAAACTTGTGACCTCTTTTCAGATAAAAATAAGCattgtttagaaaaataaatccAGCAACAGAAAAAAAGCAGATTCAATGCAAAAATTTCTTCAATTCAACATATAAGCATCTACATCCCCCACAGTGGGTCTAGATATGAGATATAACACAAACACTTACAAGGATCATTCTCAATACTCTAATAtaccaataataataagatttaTTGGACCACAAATTAGCAATTATTTCTCAAATTGGATCAATATTCAAAAATCTATTCTTTTTACTAAACTAACCCTAAATATTTGAGCAGAGAACAATAATGATTGCTATGTAGGTACCCATGAGAAACTTGAACCTCAGACATTTCGGGAGCAAACCACAGATTTAAATGTTGCACTATCCTCTAGGGTAAGAAATCTACCTTTTTCAACGCTTCCAAAAATATTTCTGGAATACCATCATTATTCTTTTTAAGAACAGTGATCAGATGCTTAACAATCTCCATGATACTTGCCCCATGCATAACAAAATGAGAAATTATTTCTGAACCAAGATACTCCTGCATTAAATGAATGCCAATTATATAACATCAAGCAACAGAGCAgtataaatttactttttaaaataacatttgcTCAAATAGAAACCACTAGTGATATATATCTAACATTATCCCCCCAACTCCTTTTCACATCGTGAAAGGAAGTTTCTCATACTTCAATATATAATAGTGTAGATTCACCTTAGAAACCGATTTACTAGCAACCAACTTCGCAGCAGCAATCATAACACAGCATCTGTTTGTGTCCTCAGCATACTCTTTGTTAACCTCATCATCTTCTGTCTCATCTGTGAAAATATTAAGATATCCAAGAGTTCTTAAAGGGCAGAACCAAACGACTTAATATAGCAAAGCATGTTTTCTGAGTTAACTCAAAGTGGAAAAGACAGAACAGAAAGTTCTGAAGTTTTACAATCCACTTTCAGAAGAAATTGGCCAATTTTGAAGTACAATGGAGGAAGTAAAACATAGAGTAGGCAAATAACATACTCAATAAGTACCTGAAATATTAAGTTGTTGCTCACAAAGTTTCCAAAACTTTTGGAGAATTGCCTCATCTGGACAATATCCTAACCTTTCCAGCTTTGTTGAGGAAAAATTAGTCATTCTGAACATAAACCACAATTCTGCAAGTATGGTACAAACCTTGGGGACACATAATGCATAATTAGAGAAAATTTGAAGCattatacaaaaattattataatagatGAGAAATAAAAGTTCATGTAATAATATCAAGGGAAGATACTTACCCTGCTGGCCAGAAGGTTACCATTATTAACTTCTCCCTCCATTTGAGGGCTGTTAAGAAAATACTCTAGGTTGTCAAACAAAGTAGTACGTTTAGATAGTACGGAAGACAAAGATGCCTCTGATACCATCTCACCACTTATGATCGATTTTAGACACCAGGCCAAATGAATAAACATATTAAGAAGCAGAAAACAGACAACCTGAATGAGAATGAGCACCAAAATAATTAGTGATTTAAGAATAAGAAGTTGGGACGATACAATTTGTAATCTTAACACAAAATACAGCTTACATACCTCATCATCCAAGTTTCTAAAATTTTGTAGAGTATTCACCATATCTTCATATAGGCTCTCAACGGGCACAGCCCTTGACAGCTGAAGTTCATACAACCTTTTCAAATTCACAAGAAGGGAATACTCATCACCACCATCCTGCAATGTTAAGAACATGTCATTTTCATATCATTGAGTGATTTTCAGTTTCTTCTAGTGGGGGTAAGAAAGCAAAGTGCATACCGTAACTTCTTTTATAGCGGCTTTAACCTTAGCAACAATCTCATCTTCAACTTCCTTCAATTTAGAACGAGCAAAATCTTGTAGCTCCCCTTGACTCTCTGTAGCACAAAAGTTAATAGCCTTCACACAAGATCTTAATGCTTCCTTCTCACCATGTTTAAAAAATGCATCTTTCATGAGCTGGAGGACAGTTTTAAAATTCTGAGACAGCAAAACCACAAAAGACCCAGCTTTAAAGAAAACAGTCAAAAAATCAATCAAGAGCTAGTAAGAAAAATAGAAATCAATGCCCACCTGTTCTTGCCTTTTCAGAGAATAAAGCTCAAGATTCATATGCAAAACAATTTCAACTAGCGATGGTACTTTCGCCTTGTCAGCCAAGAACTTGCGTAAAAGCAATGGGTAGTTCTTCATCATAGCAACAGTAATGTCCTTTCTGTTGTGTTCAAATATTTCCTGAATAAAGACTTACAATAATGAGAAGTTGACCTGTAAACCAGCACACAAGGcaacaaaatttgaaaagaaagaaTATGAAATGTAAAATCTAAAAGTCCTTCCTGAATCATTCACTTTCTTTGTTGAAAAAGAGAAAGGGGCCACTTGTCTTAAGACTGAATCATACACTTTCTGACTAGCAAAAGTTTCACATTTATGATAAAAGCTAAATTAAACTTTCTCAGTCAAATTTCTAAAAGCAAATTTGACATTTAGAGAATAATTAtcataaaacatgaatttgTGGATAAAATCTTTTGAACAGAGCTTCTTCAGTGTAAGTTGcgccaaataatttttttaaaagcatTATTAACAACCCTATTATGTATTACAATCAATATGGACTACCAgtt
This window harbors:
- the LOC115699935 gene encoding pentatricopeptide repeat-containing protein At2g22410, mitochondrial, which encodes MKRLMKCHPTLLPLSLPIGYQPLSRSLTSSTSTYQRKWKPKTTLIITNPTLLLMESCSTMLQMKQIQAQMTLTGLITDTFPASRVLAFCALADSGDIRYAHAFFTQIEKPNTYMWNTMIRGYLKAQFPEMGFSFFGQMVREGIEMDGLSFVWVLKACGNFPGISEGNLVHCKIWKMGFDMDLLVRNGLIHYYADRGCLLAARKVFDESSVRDVVTWTTMIDGYAAHDCLDEAKQVFESMLLSNVKPNEVTMIAMLSVCSSKGDILMGKHIYDYITMQNVNCSLNLLNATLDMFVKFGLLIEAKKIFDNMKTKDVFSWTSMVNGYAKWGDLDSARSFFNCMPEKNVISWTAMIAGYSQNNQPKEALILFQDMMKAGLFPIENTLVCVLSACGQLGCLDLGQWIHRCCINPKGVQQSVILSNALIDMYAKSGSIYTAASLFNEMPLKNLVSWNTMIAGYASHGYAKQALILFEQMKNAGFEPDSITFVAVLSACSHGGLVSEGREHFKSMLRDYKLEPREEHYACLIDLLGRIGLLDQAYDLIRNMPMLPSESAWGALLNACRMHGNVELAKLSAQKLLEMDPQDSGIYVLLANTLANNKKWVDVRMVRSMMREVGVKKSPGRSLIEIEGEFHEFLAGDDSHPQSKEIYKVINNVFLLSNLEKYIPLNMFMHIE
- the LOC115720436 gene encoding protein SLOW WALKER 1; amino-acid sequence: MAEHQLSKTFPVKPKLKPKPRTQKQTPESKYWSSFKSQQIPNLISSITSLTFSNTPSRPFAATHSASLTIFSSQTFSTTTTITSFSDVVTSASFRCDGLLIAASDLSGLVQVFDIKGRTPLRKLRSHSRPVRFVQYPFADKLHLVSGGDDALVKYWDVAGETPISEMRGHKDYVRCGDCSPVNSEMFVTGSYDHTVKLWDVRVADSKSAISINHGYPVEDVIFLPSGGLVATAGGNSVKIWDIIGGGKMLCSMESHNKTVTSLSVGKMGKDSGEESQQYRIMSVGLDGYMKVFDYAKMKVTHSMRFPAPLMSVAFSPDSSTRVIGTSNGIIYAGKRKTKEEAEEKKDLGGFMGFGTVEEPEVRALKSSYVRYFHRGQGEKPAEGDYLVMRPKKVKLGKHDKLLKKFRHKEALVSVLGGKHPGNVVAVMEELVSRKKLLKCVMNLDTDELGSLLMFLHKYSTVPSYSALLMGLTKKVLELRVEDIKASVTLKGHIRNLKRSVEEEIRIQHSLLEIQGIISPLLRLAGRR
- the LOC115720388 gene encoding sister-chromatid cohesion protein 3 — its product is MEEQAPTIDPSAKSFKRNRVQMQETENEGEKRNTGTGGENNERVSDGSNQAGREGSPNDFEETRPNSKRSRLQEGTSEPTSPNLIEVIKGNGKYINQTVKLWVEQYETNSKSAMVELLTMLFEACGAKYYIKGEFLDEIDVDDVVVALVELARRGEVEDYQSSKKKEFKNFKNNLQLFWHTLVLESQHGPLFDQVLFDKCMDYIIALSCTPPRVYRQVASIMGLQLVTSFITVADVLSAQRETTRRQLDAEKKKRAEGPRVESLNTRFSVTHDKITMLEEMMRKIFTGLFMHRYRDMDPNIRMSCIESLGVWILSYPSLFLQDLYLKYLGWTLNDKNAGVRKASVLALQNLYEEDDNVPTLGLFTERFSNRMIELADDIDNTVAVCAIGLVKQLLRHQLLPDDDLGPLYDLLIDEPPEIRHAIGALVYDHLIAQKFNSSQSGEGSNTSEVHLGRMLQILREFSTDQILSNYVIDDVWEYMKAMKDWKCIISMLLDENPLVELTDEDGTNLVRLLSASVKKAVGERIVPATDTRKLYYTKAQKEIFEHNRKDITVAMMKNYPLLLRKFLADKAKVPSLVEIVLHMNLELYSLKRQEQNFKTVLQLMKDAFFKHGEKEALRSCVKAINFCATESQGELQDFARSKLKEVEDEIVAKVKAAIKEVTDGGDEYSLLVNLKRLYELQLSRAVPVESLYEDMVNTLQNFRNLDDEVVCFLLLNMFIHLAWCLKSIISGEMVSEASLSSVLSKRTTLFDNLEYFLNSPQMEGEVNNGNLLASRVCTILAELWFMFRMTNFSSTKLERLGYCPDEAILQKFWKLCEQQLNISDETEDDEVNKEYAEDTNRCCVMIAAAKLVASKSVSKEYLGSEIISHFVMHGASIMEIVKHLITVLKKNNDGIPEIFLEALKKAYLRYMVELYRSDKSLAEKYLQECKELASRLSGTFVGAARNKHRLEILKIVKDGIEHAFIDAPKQVGFLEAAVLPFVSKLPTPDILEIMRDVEKRTENVQMDLYPSGWKDYDTFMKSLHEKYAKPEVIQDEKEGGFVKRRGRPRKQQNVQGKKLFDEHSASEEEDSISNSDHENAQDEEDEEENIPLINSIRSSKLRSLKASKNASKSQTRTSDSARAKEFLNFSPDGTFKP